One segment of Platichthys flesus chromosome 15, fPlaFle2.1, whole genome shotgun sequence DNA contains the following:
- the septin4a gene encoding septin 4a isoform X3, whose protein sequence is MQHMSSPVRFRNHKKAATLSEFSSLSIDDQEDTQFPFAMRDLPGVSQVGDQHQEPGHQMSVNHGAEGPRATTNGRRPSLPGTPPPARPIPCHPTSDSPTAPQRPHRAGVDSGFQSLPLRKQLVSQTSLDSTGSSVSRPHSPWGRFDPYDSPEQDQDKEYVGFATLPNQVHRKTVKKGFTFTLMVAGESGLGKSTLINSLFLTDLYKDRKVPNAEERIGQTVDITKHTVSIEEKGIKLRLTIIDTPGFGDAVNNSESWRQIEDYIDEQFEKYFRDESGLNRRNIQDNRVHCCLYFISPFGHGLRPLDVECMKAIHEKVNIVPILAKADSLTQAEICRKKRKIQEEMKQFGINIYQFPECDSDEDEDFKTHDQLLKDSIPFAVIGGNVQVESKGRRFRGRLYPWGVVEVENPAHSDFLLLRNMLVRTHMQDLKDVTRESHYENYRAQCIQNMTRMVVQEKQRSLREKFQEGSEDNFPLPLAAVDSEKERLIFEKDEELRRMQEVFERIQEQMQHSHRGGC, encoded by the exons ATGCAGCACATGTCCTCTCCGGTCAGGTTCCGCAACCATAAGAAAG CTGCAACCTTATCAGAG TTTTCCAGTCTGTCCATTGACGATCAGGAGGACACTCAGTTTCCCTTCGCCATGAGGGACCTGCCTGGCGTCTCTCAGGTGGGCGATCAGCACCAGGAACCAGGTCACCAGATGTCAGTGAACCACGGGGCTGAGGGACCCCGTGCCACAACCAACGGGAGACGCCCCAGCCTTCCCGGGACCCCTCCTCCTGCCCGTCCCATCCCTTGCCACCCCACCTCCGATTCTCCAACGGCCCCTCAGAGACCACACCGTGCAGGAGTGGACTCCGGGTTTCAGTCCCTGCCGCTGAGGAAGCAGCTCGTCTCTCAGACGTCTCTGGACTCTACGGGCAGCTCGGTCTCCCGTCCACACAGTCCGTGGGGACGCTTTGACCCCTATGACTCTCCAGAG CAGGATCAGGACAAGGAGTATGTGGGATTTGCCACGTTGCCCAACCAGGTTCACAGAAAAACTGTGAAGAAAGGTTTCACGTTCACACTCATGGTGGCAG GAGAGTCCGGCCTCGGGAAATCAACCCTGATCAACAGTTTGTTCCTCACTGACCTCTACAAAGACAGGAAGGTTCCTAATGCTGAAG aacGAATCGGTCAGACAGTCGACATCACCAAACACACCGTCAGCATCGAGGAGAAAGGAATCAAACTGAGGCTCACCATCATAGACACGCCCGGGTTCGGAGACGCCGTCAACAACTCAGAAAG CTGGAGGCAGATAGAGGACTACATCGACGAGCAGTTTGAAAAGTACTTCAGAGATGAGAGCGGCTTGAACAGAAGAAACATCCAGGACAACAGAGTTCACTGCTGCCTCTACTTCATCTCGCCCTTCGGCCACGG CCTTCGACCTCTGGACGTTGAGTGCATGAAGGCCATCCACGAAAAAGTCAACATAGTTCCAATATTGGCCAAAGCCGACAGTCTGACACAAGCAGAGatctgcaggaagaagaggaag ATCCAAGAAGAGATGAAGCAGTTTGGCATCAACATCTACCAGTTTCCAGAGTGTGATTCAGACGAGGACGAAGACTTTAAGACGCACGACCAGCTCCTCAAG gacagCATCCCGTTTGCAGTGATCGGGGGTAACGTTCAAGTGGAGAGTAAAGGTCGCAGATTCAGAGGTCGTCTGTATCCCTGGGGGGTGGTCGAag TGGAGAACCCGGCTCactctgacttcctgttgctgAGGAACATGCTGGTGAGGACGCACATGCAGGACCTGAAGGACGTGACGCGGGAGTCGCACTACGAGAACTACCGAGCGCAGTGCATCCAGAACATGACGCGCATGGTGGTGCAGGAGAAGCAACGCAG ttTGCGTGAGAAGTTTCAAGAAGGCAGCGAGGACAACTTCCCTCTGCCGCTCGCCGCCGTTGACAGTGAGAAGGAAAGACTCATCTTTGAGAAAGACGAAGag CTGAGGAGGATGCAGGAGGTGTTTGAAAGGATTCAGGAGCAGATGCAGCACAGTCACAGAGGCGGCTGCTGA
- the LOC133969282 gene encoding LIM domain kinase 1-like: MSRRDQRFRRGMKGRCCECGCILSHWYYEREGQLFCKKHYWGRYGEHCHGCKETITTGLIMVAGEQKYHPECFTCMSCDMFIGDGETYTLVERTKLYCGQCFCQDVMTPDVQLTQSPHMVALVSLPPNAGDHRGLTVEIENSQDKSPNVVVKELDSTVLSPDLLSSVHTGDRVLEVNGIPVRNISPDEIHCVILDTSRPLQLTIEHNPPPPEDIMHSNSPQDSVTCSDPCSHKKLSSTHKLPSLEEEPNPGEETAEKNRLSLSSPQHQGTMGMRSRHILRSCSIDKCPLSTGALTLLCQRRDMVRSESLRADPGDRTHRIFRPSDLIHGEVLGKGFFGQAVKVTHHETGEVMVMKELIRFDEETHKTFLNEVKVMRCLDHPNVLKFIGLFYKDKRINFISEYIQGGTLRETIIKMDKDFPWSTRVSYAKDIAAGMAYLHSMNVIHRDLNSHNCLVRENQSVVVADFGLARLVREEKNQIRTSSMERPAKGTVSELRRPDRRKRYTVVGNPYWMAPEMIHGKTYDELVDVFSFGIMICEIIGRVSADPDYLPRTNDFGLNVVSFLQQYHPPLCPAAFLPLAALCCDMDADKRPSFSKLEEWLDNLLMHLDIGLPLLSELEQLCRAFWKNHTQLNDSHNQSNTLSSHELTHCSQRRGQSPEPKGCTDNANDHMESSHLPQSQDQDSKPDSHLDGQHHTDDSRTEHDLSCLSRDCVNHSPDNRKCCMSASGESDKDRSETCESGRVQVNSSLLCQHRKTCRVLWDRSTEDSSFL, translated from the exons GTGTTGTGAATGTGGCTGTATCCTGTCTCACTGGTACTACGAAAGAGAGGGACAGCTCTTCTGTAAGAAGCACTACTGGGGTCGTTATGGAGAGCACTGCCACGGCTGCAAGGAGACCATCACAACAGGACTAATTATG GTAGCTGGAGAGCAGAAGTACCATCCTGAGTGTTTCACTTGCATGAGCTGCGATATGTTTATTGGCGATGGAGAAACGTACACGCTCGTCGAACGCACCAAACTCTACTG TGGTCAATGTTTCTGTCAGGATGTGATGACACCAGATGTTCAACTCACCCAGAGTCCCCACATGGTAGCGCTGGTGTCTCTCCCACCCAATGCAGGTGACCACCGAGGTCTGACTGTTGAAATTGAAAACAGTCAAGACAAAAGTCCTAACGTCGTTGTGAAAGA GTTAGACTCAACTGTCCTCAGCCCAGATCTGCTGTCCTCTGTCCACACCGGCGATCGAGTGCTGGAGGTCAACGGCATTCCTGTTCGCAACATCTCTCCAGATGAG ATACACTGTGTGATCCTGGACACTAGCAGACCACTGCAGCTCACCATTGAACACAACCCACCGCCTCCTGAAGACATCATGCACTCAAACAGTCCCCAGGACAGTGTCACCTGTTCTGACCCCTGTTCTCACAAAAAACTTTCATCAACCCACAAACTCCCGAGTCTGGAGGAAGAGCCAAATCCTGGGGAGGAGACGGCTGAAAAAAACAGATTGAGCCTCTCATCACCTCAGCACCAAGGAACCATGGGAATGCGATCCAGACATATCCT GCGCAGCTGTAGTATAGATAAGTGTCCTCTGTCCACTGGAGCATTGACGCTTTTATGTCAAAGGAGAGACATGGTTCGCTCAGAGTCTCTTCGTGCAGATCCAGGAGATCGGACTCATCGCATCTTCAGACCCTCGGACCTCATCCATGGAGAAGTGCTTGGCAAGGGCTTCTTTGGTCAGGCTGTCAAG GTGACACATCATGAGACAGGGGAGGTGATGGTGATGAAAGAGTTGATTCGATTTGATGAGGAGACGCACAAGACCTTTTTAAACGAG GTGAAGGTGATGCGATGTCTGGACCATCCAAATGTGCTAAAGTTCATTGGGCTGTTTTACAAAGACAAACGAATAAACTTCATCTCTGAATACATCCAGGGAGGAACTCTTCGAGAAACCATCATAAAAATG GACAAGGACTTTCCCTGGAGTACAAGGGTTAGTTATGCCAAAGATATTGCGGCTGGAATG GCCTATCTACACTCCATGAATGTTATCCACCGAGATCTAAACTCTCACAACTGCCTGGTTAGAGAG AACCAGTCTGTGGTGGTGGCAGATTTTGGACTGGCCAGGCtggtgagggaggagaagaatcAGATCAGAACATCTTCTATGGAGAGGCCTGCGAAGGGGACGGTCTCGGAGCTCCGCAGGCCTGACAGGAGGAAGCGTTACACTGTGGTAGGAAACCCCTACTGGATGGCCCCTGAGATGATCCATG GAAAAACCTATGATGAACTGGTGGACGTCTTTTCTTTTGGTATCATGATATGTGAG ATAATAGGCAGAGTGAGTGCCGACCCTGACTACCTGCCCCGTACAAACGACTTTGGGCTGAATGTGGtcagcttcctgcagcagtaCCACCCTCCACTGTGCCCCGCTGCCTTCCTGCCACTGGCTGCCCTGTGCTGTGACATGGACGCTGATAAACG TCCTTCCTTCTCAAAGTTGGAGGAGTGGCTGGACAACCTCCTCATGCACCTGGACATTGGTCTGCCTTTGCTCTCTGAGCTAGAGCAGCTCTGTCGAGCCTTCTGGAAGAATCACACTCAACTAAACGACTCGCACAACCAGAGCAACACGCTGTCATCTCATGAATTAACCCACTGCTCACAGCGCCGAGGACAGAGCCCTGAGCCTAAGGGCTGTACAGACAATGCAAATGACCACATGGAGTCTAGTCACCTGCCTCAAAGCCAAGACCAAGACAGTAAACCTGACAGTCACTTGGATGGACAGCATCACACTGATGACTCGAGGACAGAGCATGACCTCAGCTGTTTGAGCAGAGACTGTGTGAACCACTCACCAGACAACAGGAAATGTTGCATGTCTGCAAGCGGAGAGTCAGACAAGGACAGATCGGAAACCTGTGAATCAGGACGAGTCCAAGTCAACAGCTCACTGCTCTGCCAGCACAGGAAGACGTGCAGAGTGCTGTGGGACAGATCTACGGAGGACAGCTCCTTCCTCTGA
- the septin4a gene encoding septin 4a isoform X2: MQHMSSPVRFRNHKKAATLSEFSSLSIDDQEDTQFPFAMRDLPGVSQVGDQHQEPGHQMSVNHGAEGPRATTNGRRPSLPGTPPPARPIPCHPTSDSPTAPQRPHRAGVDSGFQSLPLRKQLVSQTSLDSTGSSVSRPHSPWGRFDPYDSPEDQDKEYVGFATLPNQVHRKTVKKGFTFTLMVAGESGLGKSTLINSLFLTDLYKDRKVPNAEGEATSRITCMWDRFTSSAVIEAGTTYVALVCLSAERIGQTVDITKHTVSIEEKGIKLRLTIIDTPGFGDAVNNSESWRQIEDYIDEQFEKYFRDESGLNRRNIQDNRVHCCLYFISPFGHGLRPLDVECMKAIHEKVNIVPILAKADSLTQAEICRKKRKIQEEMKQFGINIYQFPECDSDEDEDFKTHDQLLKDSIPFAVIGGNVQVESKGRRFRGRLYPWGVVEVENPAHSDFLLLRNMLVRTHMQDLKDVTRESHYENYRAQCIQNMTRMVVQEKQRSLREKFQEGSEDNFPLPLAAVDSEKERLIFEKDEELRRMQEVFERIQEQMQHSHRGGC, translated from the exons ATGCAGCACATGTCCTCTCCGGTCAGGTTCCGCAACCATAAGAAAG CTGCAACCTTATCAGAG TTTTCCAGTCTGTCCATTGACGATCAGGAGGACACTCAGTTTCCCTTCGCCATGAGGGACCTGCCTGGCGTCTCTCAGGTGGGCGATCAGCACCAGGAACCAGGTCACCAGATGTCAGTGAACCACGGGGCTGAGGGACCCCGTGCCACAACCAACGGGAGACGCCCCAGCCTTCCCGGGACCCCTCCTCCTGCCCGTCCCATCCCTTGCCACCCCACCTCCGATTCTCCAACGGCCCCTCAGAGACCACACCGTGCAGGAGTGGACTCCGGGTTTCAGTCCCTGCCGCTGAGGAAGCAGCTCGTCTCTCAGACGTCTCTGGACTCTACGGGCAGCTCGGTCTCCCGTCCACACAGTCCGTGGGGACGCTTTGACCCCTATGACTCTCCAGAG GATCAGGACAAGGAGTATGTGGGATTTGCCACGTTGCCCAACCAGGTTCACAGAAAAACTGTGAAGAAAGGTTTCACGTTCACACTCATGGTGGCAG GAGAGTCCGGCCTCGGGAAATCAACCCTGATCAACAGTTTGTTCCTCACTGACCTCTACAAAGACAGGAAGGTTCCTAATGCTGAAGGTGAGGCTACTTCACGTATCACTTGCATGTGGGACAGGTTCACGTCATCAGCTGTCATTGAGGCAGGCACGACTTACGttgcacttgtgtgtttgtctgcagaacGAATCGGTCAGACAGTCGACATCACCAAACACACCGTCAGCATCGAGGAGAAAGGAATCAAACTGAGGCTCACCATCATAGACACGCCCGGGTTCGGAGACGCCGTCAACAACTCAGAAAG CTGGAGGCAGATAGAGGACTACATCGACGAGCAGTTTGAAAAGTACTTCAGAGATGAGAGCGGCTTGAACAGAAGAAACATCCAGGACAACAGAGTTCACTGCTGCCTCTACTTCATCTCGCCCTTCGGCCACGG CCTTCGACCTCTGGACGTTGAGTGCATGAAGGCCATCCACGAAAAAGTCAACATAGTTCCAATATTGGCCAAAGCCGACAGTCTGACACAAGCAGAGatctgcaggaagaagaggaag ATCCAAGAAGAGATGAAGCAGTTTGGCATCAACATCTACCAGTTTCCAGAGTGTGATTCAGACGAGGACGAAGACTTTAAGACGCACGACCAGCTCCTCAAG gacagCATCCCGTTTGCAGTGATCGGGGGTAACGTTCAAGTGGAGAGTAAAGGTCGCAGATTCAGAGGTCGTCTGTATCCCTGGGGGGTGGTCGAag TGGAGAACCCGGCTCactctgacttcctgttgctgAGGAACATGCTGGTGAGGACGCACATGCAGGACCTGAAGGACGTGACGCGGGAGTCGCACTACGAGAACTACCGAGCGCAGTGCATCCAGAACATGACGCGCATGGTGGTGCAGGAGAAGCAACGCAG ttTGCGTGAGAAGTTTCAAGAAGGCAGCGAGGACAACTTCCCTCTGCCGCTCGCCGCCGTTGACAGTGAGAAGGAAAGACTCATCTTTGAGAAAGACGAAGag CTGAGGAGGATGCAGGAGGTGTTTGAAAGGATTCAGGAGCAGATGCAGCACAGTCACAGAGGCGGCTGCTGA
- the septin4a gene encoding septin 4a isoform X4, which produces MQHMSSPVRFRNHKKAATLSEFSSLSIDDQEDTQFPFAMRDLPGVSQVGDQHQEPGHQMSVNHGAEGPRATTNGRRPSLPGTPPPARPIPCHPTSDSPTAPQRPHRAGVDSGFQSLPLRKQLVSQTSLDSTGSSVSRPHSPWGRFDPYDSPEDQDKEYVGFATLPNQVHRKTVKKGFTFTLMVAGESGLGKSTLINSLFLTDLYKDRKVPNAEERIGQTVDITKHTVSIEEKGIKLRLTIIDTPGFGDAVNNSESWRQIEDYIDEQFEKYFRDESGLNRRNIQDNRVHCCLYFISPFGHGLRPLDVECMKAIHEKVNIVPILAKADSLTQAEICRKKRKIQEEMKQFGINIYQFPECDSDEDEDFKTHDQLLKDSIPFAVIGGNVQVESKGRRFRGRLYPWGVVEVENPAHSDFLLLRNMLVRTHMQDLKDVTRESHYENYRAQCIQNMTRMVVQEKQRSLREKFQEGSEDNFPLPLAAVDSEKERLIFEKDEELRRMQEVFERIQEQMQHSHRGGC; this is translated from the exons ATGCAGCACATGTCCTCTCCGGTCAGGTTCCGCAACCATAAGAAAG CTGCAACCTTATCAGAG TTTTCCAGTCTGTCCATTGACGATCAGGAGGACACTCAGTTTCCCTTCGCCATGAGGGACCTGCCTGGCGTCTCTCAGGTGGGCGATCAGCACCAGGAACCAGGTCACCAGATGTCAGTGAACCACGGGGCTGAGGGACCCCGTGCCACAACCAACGGGAGACGCCCCAGCCTTCCCGGGACCCCTCCTCCTGCCCGTCCCATCCCTTGCCACCCCACCTCCGATTCTCCAACGGCCCCTCAGAGACCACACCGTGCAGGAGTGGACTCCGGGTTTCAGTCCCTGCCGCTGAGGAAGCAGCTCGTCTCTCAGACGTCTCTGGACTCTACGGGCAGCTCGGTCTCCCGTCCACACAGTCCGTGGGGACGCTTTGACCCCTATGACTCTCCAGAG GATCAGGACAAGGAGTATGTGGGATTTGCCACGTTGCCCAACCAGGTTCACAGAAAAACTGTGAAGAAAGGTTTCACGTTCACACTCATGGTGGCAG GAGAGTCCGGCCTCGGGAAATCAACCCTGATCAACAGTTTGTTCCTCACTGACCTCTACAAAGACAGGAAGGTTCCTAATGCTGAAG aacGAATCGGTCAGACAGTCGACATCACCAAACACACCGTCAGCATCGAGGAGAAAGGAATCAAACTGAGGCTCACCATCATAGACACGCCCGGGTTCGGAGACGCCGTCAACAACTCAGAAAG CTGGAGGCAGATAGAGGACTACATCGACGAGCAGTTTGAAAAGTACTTCAGAGATGAGAGCGGCTTGAACAGAAGAAACATCCAGGACAACAGAGTTCACTGCTGCCTCTACTTCATCTCGCCCTTCGGCCACGG CCTTCGACCTCTGGACGTTGAGTGCATGAAGGCCATCCACGAAAAAGTCAACATAGTTCCAATATTGGCCAAAGCCGACAGTCTGACACAAGCAGAGatctgcaggaagaagaggaag ATCCAAGAAGAGATGAAGCAGTTTGGCATCAACATCTACCAGTTTCCAGAGTGTGATTCAGACGAGGACGAAGACTTTAAGACGCACGACCAGCTCCTCAAG gacagCATCCCGTTTGCAGTGATCGGGGGTAACGTTCAAGTGGAGAGTAAAGGTCGCAGATTCAGAGGTCGTCTGTATCCCTGGGGGGTGGTCGAag TGGAGAACCCGGCTCactctgacttcctgttgctgAGGAACATGCTGGTGAGGACGCACATGCAGGACCTGAAGGACGTGACGCGGGAGTCGCACTACGAGAACTACCGAGCGCAGTGCATCCAGAACATGACGCGCATGGTGGTGCAGGAGAAGCAACGCAG ttTGCGTGAGAAGTTTCAAGAAGGCAGCGAGGACAACTTCCCTCTGCCGCTCGCCGCCGTTGACAGTGAGAAGGAAAGACTCATCTTTGAGAAAGACGAAGag CTGAGGAGGATGCAGGAGGTGTTTGAAAGGATTCAGGAGCAGATGCAGCACAGTCACAGAGGCGGCTGCTGA
- the septin4a gene encoding septin 4a isoform X1, whose translation MQHMSSPVRFRNHKKAATLSEFSSLSIDDQEDTQFPFAMRDLPGVSQVGDQHQEPGHQMSVNHGAEGPRATTNGRRPSLPGTPPPARPIPCHPTSDSPTAPQRPHRAGVDSGFQSLPLRKQLVSQTSLDSTGSSVSRPHSPWGRFDPYDSPEQDQDKEYVGFATLPNQVHRKTVKKGFTFTLMVAGESGLGKSTLINSLFLTDLYKDRKVPNAEGEATSRITCMWDRFTSSAVIEAGTTYVALVCLSAERIGQTVDITKHTVSIEEKGIKLRLTIIDTPGFGDAVNNSESWRQIEDYIDEQFEKYFRDESGLNRRNIQDNRVHCCLYFISPFGHGLRPLDVECMKAIHEKVNIVPILAKADSLTQAEICRKKRKIQEEMKQFGINIYQFPECDSDEDEDFKTHDQLLKDSIPFAVIGGNVQVESKGRRFRGRLYPWGVVEVENPAHSDFLLLRNMLVRTHMQDLKDVTRESHYENYRAQCIQNMTRMVVQEKQRSLREKFQEGSEDNFPLPLAAVDSEKERLIFEKDEELRRMQEVFERIQEQMQHSHRGGC comes from the exons ATGCAGCACATGTCCTCTCCGGTCAGGTTCCGCAACCATAAGAAAG CTGCAACCTTATCAGAG TTTTCCAGTCTGTCCATTGACGATCAGGAGGACACTCAGTTTCCCTTCGCCATGAGGGACCTGCCTGGCGTCTCTCAGGTGGGCGATCAGCACCAGGAACCAGGTCACCAGATGTCAGTGAACCACGGGGCTGAGGGACCCCGTGCCACAACCAACGGGAGACGCCCCAGCCTTCCCGGGACCCCTCCTCCTGCCCGTCCCATCCCTTGCCACCCCACCTCCGATTCTCCAACGGCCCCTCAGAGACCACACCGTGCAGGAGTGGACTCCGGGTTTCAGTCCCTGCCGCTGAGGAAGCAGCTCGTCTCTCAGACGTCTCTGGACTCTACGGGCAGCTCGGTCTCCCGTCCACACAGTCCGTGGGGACGCTTTGACCCCTATGACTCTCCAGAG CAGGATCAGGACAAGGAGTATGTGGGATTTGCCACGTTGCCCAACCAGGTTCACAGAAAAACTGTGAAGAAAGGTTTCACGTTCACACTCATGGTGGCAG GAGAGTCCGGCCTCGGGAAATCAACCCTGATCAACAGTTTGTTCCTCACTGACCTCTACAAAGACAGGAAGGTTCCTAATGCTGAAGGTGAGGCTACTTCACGTATCACTTGCATGTGGGACAGGTTCACGTCATCAGCTGTCATTGAGGCAGGCACGACTTACGttgcacttgtgtgtttgtctgcagaacGAATCGGTCAGACAGTCGACATCACCAAACACACCGTCAGCATCGAGGAGAAAGGAATCAAACTGAGGCTCACCATCATAGACACGCCCGGGTTCGGAGACGCCGTCAACAACTCAGAAAG CTGGAGGCAGATAGAGGACTACATCGACGAGCAGTTTGAAAAGTACTTCAGAGATGAGAGCGGCTTGAACAGAAGAAACATCCAGGACAACAGAGTTCACTGCTGCCTCTACTTCATCTCGCCCTTCGGCCACGG CCTTCGACCTCTGGACGTTGAGTGCATGAAGGCCATCCACGAAAAAGTCAACATAGTTCCAATATTGGCCAAAGCCGACAGTCTGACACAAGCAGAGatctgcaggaagaagaggaag ATCCAAGAAGAGATGAAGCAGTTTGGCATCAACATCTACCAGTTTCCAGAGTGTGATTCAGACGAGGACGAAGACTTTAAGACGCACGACCAGCTCCTCAAG gacagCATCCCGTTTGCAGTGATCGGGGGTAACGTTCAAGTGGAGAGTAAAGGTCGCAGATTCAGAGGTCGTCTGTATCCCTGGGGGGTGGTCGAag TGGAGAACCCGGCTCactctgacttcctgttgctgAGGAACATGCTGGTGAGGACGCACATGCAGGACCTGAAGGACGTGACGCGGGAGTCGCACTACGAGAACTACCGAGCGCAGTGCATCCAGAACATGACGCGCATGGTGGTGCAGGAGAAGCAACGCAG ttTGCGTGAGAAGTTTCAAGAAGGCAGCGAGGACAACTTCCCTCTGCCGCTCGCCGCCGTTGACAGTGAGAAGGAAAGACTCATCTTTGAGAAAGACGAAGag CTGAGGAGGATGCAGGAGGTGTTTGAAAGGATTCAGGAGCAGATGCAGCACAGTCACAGAGGCGGCTGCTGA